From Chryseobacterium sp. IHB B 17019, one genomic window encodes:
- a CDS encoding TonB-dependent receptor plug domain-containing protein — translation MKNNYQKIICLGVLFLASSNAAAQTKDSLKVTSVEEVKITVGSRNKARVATDTPVPVDVINISSQSVMTPQTDLTQILNYAAPSFTSNSTTIADGTDHIDPAQLRGLGPDQVLVLLNGKRRHNSSLVNTNGSPGRGSVGTDLNAIPAFAIERLEVLRDGASAQYGSDAIAGVINVIMKKNTNAFTAAITAGGFNSKGSNDHHGGWDGEKYQLDLNYGTAIGKNGFINMTASLMKREDTRRAMAATGNIFNAYNAIEQRAFEEGVNISSLFGNINNTSNTQQIINYIHQYAGDVNYFSPSMQASIQSANTISALQSVLNTDVTENELAYRGLTRDDFNMRIGQSRLGSGQFFVNSEFDLSSAVRGYAFGGISYRSGNAAGFYRRPNQNRTSTSLYPNGFLPEIASDVIDLSLGGGFKGKMGSINYDISNTFGRNTFDYTIKNTANASMPYPSRREFDAGGLGFTQNTINADFDTKFDWLKGFNMAFGAEARFEKYKIESGEEASWALYDINGNIQNQNTGPLSKPTDFFGNTRPGGSQVFPGFRPVNALNKGRNSVAAYIDTELDVTDKWMLSGAVRFENYSDFGSTFNYKIATRYKLTNQINIRAAHSTGFRAPSLQQIYYNATATQFVGGVPYEVGTFSNDSKITGELGIPKLKQEESMSFSAGFTAKIPKANLTFTVDGYYIKIKDRVVLTDQFLRPDGTYPEGSPNHNLQSLFDAAGANAATFFANAIDTQTKGIEGVVSHRGKFSEKVSLNSDLAVTVSKTNRIGDIHGSEILANAGQISNYYSEASRVYLEEAIPRFKVSLNNTLEINKFSLLLRNVFFGKVTDPNTMDVNGDGIVSGEIINGQAVATEHPIWGAKIITDLSIGYKFSKAFKLTVGANNLFDIYPDKNYGPTNVKTPALDGSGNLTYVNSNIDLSNQNQFVYSRNTSQFGMNGRFLFARLNLSF, via the coding sequence ATGAAAAATAATTACCAGAAAATTATTTGTTTAGGTGTGCTGTTTTTGGCTTCTTCAAATGCAGCGGCACAAACAAAAGATTCTTTAAAAGTCACTTCAGTTGAAGAAGTTAAAATCACGGTAGGTTCTAGGAATAAAGCAAGAGTAGCCACCGATACTCCGGTCCCTGTGGATGTCATCAATATCAGTTCTCAATCTGTAATGACGCCGCAAACTGATCTTACCCAGATCTTGAATTATGCGGCTCCGTCATTCACTTCCAATTCTACAACCATTGCGGATGGAACAGATCATATAGATCCTGCACAGCTTAGAGGGCTTGGCCCGGATCAGGTTTTGGTTTTGCTTAATGGTAAAAGAAGGCATAATTCCTCCCTTGTCAATACAAACGGATCTCCGGGAAGAGGCTCTGTAGGAACTGATCTCAATGCAATTCCCGCATTTGCAATTGAAAGGCTTGAAGTTTTAAGAGATGGTGCTTCCGCTCAATACGGCTCTGATGCTATCGCGGGTGTTATCAATGTTATCATGAAAAAAAATACGAATGCTTTTACTGCAGCCATTACGGCGGGTGGATTCAATTCAAAAGGATCTAATGACCATCACGGAGGCTGGGATGGGGAAAAGTATCAGCTGGATCTTAATTATGGAACGGCAATTGGTAAGAATGGTTTTATCAATATGACGGCAAGCCTTATGAAAAGGGAAGATACAAGGAGGGCTATGGCTGCTACCGGGAATATTTTTAATGCTTATAATGCCATTGAACAGCGTGCATTCGAAGAAGGCGTAAATATTTCTTCGCTTTTTGGGAATATTAATAATACTTCCAATACTCAACAGATTATCAATTATATCCATCAGTATGCAGGTGATGTTAATTATTTCAGCCCGTCTATGCAGGCAAGTATTCAATCTGCCAATACTATTTCTGCTTTACAGTCGGTTTTAAATACTGATGTTACTGAAAATGAGCTCGCTTACAGAGGTTTAACAAGAGATGATTTTAATATGAGAATTGGACAATCCAGGTTGGGATCAGGACAATTTTTCGTTAATTCTGAATTCGACCTTTCTTCAGCTGTGAGAGGCTATGCATTCGGAGGAATATCTTATAGAAGTGGTAATGCTGCAGGTTTTTATAGAAGACCAAATCAAAACAGGACTTCAACCTCTTTATATCCGAACGGTTTTCTGCCGGAAATAGCTTCAGACGTGATTGATCTGTCGCTGGGCGGAGGTTTTAAAGGCAAAATGGGAAGTATAAATTATGATATCAGCAATACTTTCGGAAGAAATACTTTTGATTATACCATTAAAAATACAGCCAATGCCTCGATGCCTTATCCGAGTAGAAGGGAGTTTGATGCAGGTGGCTTAGGATTTACGCAAAATACAATCAATGCAGATTTTGATACTAAATTCGACTGGCTTAAAGGTTTCAATATGGCTTTTGGAGCAGAAGCAAGATTCGAAAAATATAAAATAGAAAGTGGGGAAGAGGCATCCTGGGCTTTGTATGATATTAATGGAAATATCCAAAACCAGAATACGGGTCCCTTATCAAAACCTACCGATTTTTTTGGTAACACAAGACCCGGAGGTTCTCAGGTTTTCCCGGGTTTTAGGCCTGTAAATGCTTTAAATAAAGGCAGGAACTCGGTTGCAGCTTATATAGATACAGAGCTTGATGTTACAGACAAATGGATGTTGAGCGGAGCTGTAAGATTTGAAAATTATTCTGATTTTGGGTCTACATTTAATTATAAAATTGCTACAAGATATAAGCTTACCAATCAGATCAATATCAGGGCGGCACATTCTACGGGTTTCAGGGCTCCGTCTTTACAGCAGATTTATTACAATGCTACTGCAACACAATTCGTGGGCGGAGTTCCTTATGAGGTAGGGACTTTCTCCAATGATTCTAAGATAACAGGAGAATTAGGGATTCCTAAACTTAAACAAGAAGAATCGATGAGTTTTTCAGCAGGTTTTACCGCAAAAATTCCTAAAGCAAATCTTACTTTCACGGTGGATGGCTATTATATTAAAATTAAAGACAGGGTGGTTCTGACGGATCAGTTTTTAAGACCTGATGGAACATATCCTGAAGGCAGTCCGAACCATAATCTGCAGTCATTATTCGATGCGGCAGGTGCCAATGCAGCTACATTTTTTGCTAATGCTATTGATACTCAGACTAAAGGGATAGAAGGTGTGGTTTCACACAGAGGAAAATTCTCAGAAAAAGTTTCATTGAATTCTGATCTGGCAGTGACAGTTTCAAAAACGAACAGGATAGGGGATATTCACGGTTCGGAAATTTTAGCTAATGCCGGTCAGATCAGCAATTATTATTCTGAGGCAAGCCGTGTTTATCTTGAAGAAGCTATTCCAAGATTTAAAGTATCTTTAAATAATACGTTGGAAATCAATAAATTCAGTCTTTTGCTAAGAAATGTATTTTTTGGAAAAGTAACAGATCCAAACACAATGGATGTAAATGGCGATGGAATTGTGAGCGGAGAAATTATCAACGGACAGGCTGTCGCAACGGAACATCCAATTTGGGGAGCCAAAATTATTACCGATCTTTCCATTGGATATAAATTCAGTAAAGCATTTAAGCTTACGGTAGGAGCAAATAATCTTTTTGATATTTATCCTGATAAAAATTATGGACCGACTAATGTAAAAACGCCTGCTTTAGATGGATCTGGAAACCTTACTTATGTGAATTCTAACATTGATCTTTCAAACCAGAACCAATTTGTATATTCCAGAAATACCTCGCAATTCGGGATGAACGGGAGATTTCTTTTTGCAAGACTTAATCTTAGTTTTTAA